The following coding sequences lie in one Arachis ipaensis cultivar K30076 chromosome B03, Araip1.1, whole genome shotgun sequence genomic window:
- the LOC107629914 gene encoding G-type lectin S-receptor-like serine/threonine-protein kinase At2g19130, whose product MKSPWLRLSLLTTITICFFFHPHNSHAALTSITSNQSLSGDQTLVSKDENFELGFFKPGNASIYYIGMWYKKRVSQRTYVWVANRDNPVSDKNSAKLTISKGNLVLLDESQKQVWSTNLSPSNSDSRAAVLLDSGNLILSDKPNPSESESLWQSFDHPTDTWLPGGKIKLDKKTGKPQYLTSWKNTQDPGTGLFSLELDPKGSKAYLILWNKTEEYWTSGAWNGQIFSGVPEMRLNYIYNFSFHDEADEAYFTYTVYNSSILSRFVMDVSGQIKQLSWLDNTQNWNLFWSQPRQQCEVYTFCGAFGSCTENSMPYCTCLTGYDPSNSSNWNLEDYSSGCKRRTKFQCETANPNSGAKDRFMAFPNMAVPNNSVALSAGNAEECASSCLNQCSCTAYAFNSKGCSVWKGDLLNLQQLTQGDSSGQTLFLRLAASEFHDSKSNKGTIIGAVAGGVGAIVVVLAALICFLVRRRRRIQTGTTMEGSLVAFAYRDLQNATKNFSEKLGGGGFGSVFKGTLSDSSVIAVKKLESISQGEKQFRTEVSTIGTVQHVNLVRLRGFCSQGTRKLLVYDFMPNGSLDSSLFHEKDSKGLDWKTRYQIALGTARGLTYLHEKCRDCIIHCDVKPENILLDAEFCPKVADFGLAKLVGRDFSRVLTTMRGTRGYLAPEWISGVPITAKADVYSYGMMLFELVSGRRNSEPSEDGQVRFFPTTAAYTVNQGGNVLDLLDPKLEGNAEIDEVVRVIKVASWCVQDDEAQRPSMGQVVQILEGLLDASFPPVPRSLQAFVENQEHIVFFTDSSSTQSSQAKSNVSTTSSQAKSNVSSTSQQQQD is encoded by the coding sequence ATGAAGAGCCCATGGCTCAGGCTTTCTCTTTTAACCACCATAACCATATGCTTCTTTTTTCACCCTCACAATTCCCATGCAGCTTTAACCTCAATCACTTCAAACCAATCTCTCTCCGGTGACCAAACTCTTGTCTCCAAAGATGAAAACTTTGAACTGGGTTTCTTCAAACCAGGTAACGCCTCTATCTACTACATAGGCATGTGGTACAAAAAAAGAGTCTCACAAAGAACCTATGTTTGGGTAGCAAATAGAGATAACCCAGTTTCTGATAAAAATTCTGCCAAATTAACAATATCTAAGGGGAATTTAGTACTCTTAGATGAATCCCAAAAACAAGTTTGGTCAACAAATTTAAGTCCTTCCAACTCAGATTCTAGAGCTGCTGTGCTCTTAGATTCTGGGAATCTTATATTGAGTGATAAGCCTAATCCTTCAGAATCAGAATCTCTATGGCAAAGTTTTGATCATCCCACAGATACATGGCTTCCTGGTGGCAAAATTAAGCTTGATAAAAAAACTGGTAAACCTCAGTACCTAACTTCTTGGAAGAACACTCAAGATCCTGGAACAGGATTGTTCTCTTTGGAACTAGACCCTAAAGGAAGCAAAGCTTACTTGATCCTTTGGAACAAAACTGAAGAATATTGGACTAGTGGAGCTTGGAATGGTCAAATTTTCAGCGGGGTGCCCGAAATGAGGTTGAATTACATCTACAATTTCTCCTTCCATGATGAAGCTGATGAGGCTTACTTCACTTACACGGTGTATAACTCTTCGATTCTTTCGCGGTTCGTGATGGATGTCTCCGGGCAGATCAAGCAGCTTTCATGGCTGGACAATACACAGAATTGGAACTTGTTTTGGTCTCAACCAAGGCAGCAGTGTGAGGTTTACACCTTCTGCGGCGCGTTTGGGAGCTGTACTGAGAATTCTATGCCTTACTGTACTTGTTTGACAGGCTATGACCCAAGTAATTCATCTAACTGGAACTTAGAGGATTACTCAAGTGGATGCAAGAGAAGAACAAAGTTCCAATGCGAGACGGCGAATCCTAACAGTGGTGCAAAGGACAGGTTTATGGCGTTTCCAAACATGGCAGTGCCTAATAATTCTGTAGCTTTGAGTGCAGGGAATGCAGAGGAATGTGCTTCATCCTGCTTGAACCAATGTTCTTGCACTGCTTACGCCTTTAACAGTAAAGGTTGTTCGGTTTGGAAGGGTGATCTCTTGAATCTTCAGCAGCTTACTCAAGGAGATAGCAGTGGACAAACCTTGTTTTTAAGGCTTGCTGCTTCTGAATTTCATGATAGTAAGAGCAACAAGGGGACAATAATCGGCGCAGTCGCAGGTGGCGTTGGCGCCATAGTGGTAGTCCTTGCAGCCCTTATCTGTTTCTTGGTGAGGAGAAGGAGGCGAATTCAAACCGGGACAACCATGGAGGGTTCTTTGGTGGCTTTTGCATACAGAGATTTGCAAAATGCGACAAAGAACTTCTCTGAGAAACTTGGAGGAGGAGGATTTGGTTCTGTTTTCAAAGGAACACTGTCTGATTCCAGTGTCATAGCAGTGAAGAAGCTTGAGAGCATCAGCCAAGGCGAGAAGCAGTTCCGGACGGAAGTTAGCACAATTGGGACAGTCCAGCATGTGAATCTTGTTAGGCTCCGCGGCTTCTGCTCCCAAGGCACAAGGAAGCTTCTAGTCTACGATTTCATGCCTAATGGCTCTTTAGATTCAAGTTTGTTTCATGAGAAGGACTCCAAGGGGTTGGATTGGAAAACAAGGTACCAAATCGCACTTGGGACAGCCAGGGGACTAACTTATCTCCACGAGAAGTGCAGAGATTGCATCATACACTGCGATGTGAAGCCGGAAAACATACTCTTAGACGCCGAATTTTGTCCGAAAGTGGCAGATTTCGGCCTAGCAAAGCTTGTGGGAAGGGACTTCAGCAGAGTCCTTACAACAATGAGAGGAACAAGGGGATACCTTGCGCCGGAGTGGATTTCCGGAGTGCCTATAACAGCGAAAGCAGATGTATACAGCTATGGAATGATGCTATTTGAATTGGTGTCAGGTAGGAGGAACTCCGAGCCGTCAGAAGATGGACAAGTCCGATTCTTCCCTACAACTGCGGCCTACACGGTGAACCAAGGTGGCAATGTTCTTGACCTATTGGACCCAAAGTTGGAGGGAAATGCTGAGATTGATGAGGTGGTTAGAGTGATCAAAGTTGCTTCCTGGTGCGTACAAGATGATGAGGCTCAAAGGCCTTCCATGGGTCAAGTTGTTCAAATTCTTGAAGGGCTTTTGGATGCTTCTTTTCCTCCAGTTCCAAGGTCACTACAGGCATTTGTTGAGAACCAAGAACACATTGTTTTCTTCACTGATTCAAGCTCTACACAGAGTTCACAAGCCAAAAGCAATGTCTCCACAACTTCTTCTCAAGCCAAAAGCAATGTGTCTTCTACAAGCCAGCAACAGCAAGATTAG